TATTTTTCCAAAATTGGTTACAAATTATGTAGTATAAATATTTACTCCTTATACTCAATAACATCATCAGTttcccttttatttttttgcctCTTATACTCTAAAACcacaacaattggtatcaagagcAAAAAGGATCTTACAGGATCTATGATATAACCCACAAACACCTACAACCACAAAATAGCCACCACACATAAGATGGAATCTCAAACATCCTTTAATACCGTTTTTATACCTATATTTGATGGACAAAACTATCAAATGTGGGAAGCGGTAGAAGAAGACTACGAAGTGTCTCCCTTGCCAGATAATCCTACGGTTGTTCAAATGAAGAATCACAAAGAAAGGAGGCTTCGGAAATCCAAAGCCAAATCAATTTTGTTCACAGCCGTATCTCCAGTCATTTTCAACAGAATAATGACGTTGAAAACGACATATGAAATCTGGAAGTTTTTGAAGGAGGAGTATGAAGGCAGTGAGAGAATCAAAGGAATGCAAGCTTTGAATCTGGTTCGAGAACTTGAGATGCAAAGGATGAAAGATTCGGAGACAATCAAAGATTATGCGGACAAGCTTCTCGGCATTGCAAACAAAATATGTCTTCTTGGCACTGATATTCCTGATTCTCGAATtgttcaaaaaatacttgtaacAATTCCATAAAGATATGAAGCCACATTGACTTCTTTGGAGAACTCAAAAGATCTTTCTACTATTACCTTGGCAGAACTTTTGACTGCACTTCAAGCTCCAGAACAAAGAAGACTCATGAGAGAAGAAGGTCATATTGAAGGGGCTTTGATAgctaaatttattaaaaacaaggGTAAGTCTTTCAACCACAAAAATGATAGCAAATCCTTTCATGTTTTTCCATCATATcctttttgtaagaaaaacaaTCATCTAGAGACGAAATGTTGGTGGAGGCCAGATGTGAAATGCCATAAATGTGGACAATTAGGGCATGTGGAGAAAATCTGTAAGTCATCAAAGATACAAGAGAATGTACAAGCTGTTgttgaagaggatgaagaagaagatcttTTGCTTGTTTCTTGCTTTGCCACTACAAGATCAACGAAAAGTTGACTAATTGATAGTGATTGTACGAACCACATGACTTACAAAGATCTTGATGCAACCCATAACACAAATGTCAGAATTGGAAACGGAGCAAAAATAGCAGTGATCAGGGCAAAGGAACCATCACGGTCAAAGGTTGCACAGGTTTGAAATTAATTACTAATGTTCTATACATTCCCACGAAAGAAAATGGAGACTTTGAAGATAAAACCTGCATGATTAAAGATTCAGATAATAAAGAATTATTCAGAGTTCGAATGAAAGGCAAGAGCTttgctttgaatttgattgatgaAGAGCAATTTGTTATGCACAAGGTTGAAGACAATATGTAGGTACAAGGGCTTCCCAAACTAGAAGAGAAATCACCCATATGCGCAACTTTGCAATATGGAAAACAAACAAGGTTGTCTTTTCCAAAAGATAAATCTTGGAGAGCAACAAACAAACTGCAGGATGTCAAAGAACCTAAAAGAACCCATCTCTGAATGACAATAAAGTAGAGCTAATGGGTGTTAAAGTTGGTGAAAGTCAAATTAAACCAgaaaaattagaggaagaaAAGCATCCTAAGACATCTCCTTCCGAAGCAAAAGCTGTAAATGCAAAAAAGCCAAGAGAACAACTACAAGTAGATGAGAAAATTGCAGAAGATTGTAAGGACTTGAAGACTAAGCAAGAAATTGTGATCGGGACTTCCAAAAGTGAAGGAACTTTAGATGATACGATCAAGGACGAAAAAACTTAGCATATGCTGACTTTGAGTCAAGGAGGAGATTGTTGGGATTTTATGACTCAAACAACATCTTGTTGAAGGAGTCAAAgcagttaaataaaaatatatttctatcttATTTTTAGGAAGATTTTATGCAttatctaattaattaatttaagagaTATTTTTCCAAAATTGGTTACAAATTATGTAGTATAAATATTTACTCCTTATACTCAATAACATCATGAGTTTCCCTTTTATTCTTTTGCCTCTTATACTGTAAAACCATAACACAAATACATCACCCTCAGGTGCAGACATACACATCTCGTGCGTGAGACTAAATAGTTTTGAGTGGTCCGataatagataaaacaatataCCCAACAAACATTAAATTTCGTTAAGATAGACTTTTAACACGTGGCTTTGACactatgttaagaagtgaactttaagtcaAACTCAACCTTaaaaaaccgacttgtaaggtgagattttgcacttacttatatattgtgaattaattttatctttagtctATACAAGAATTCCAATTACTTATGGCCACGTATAATGTTGGAagtttcatattaattaaaaaaaaggtaaatttagaatatatatatatatataagtgaatgcaaACATTATAttacaagttaatttttttgtggataagttaatttttttgtgaataagttaagtttaaagtttacCTCATGTAAAGTCTATCATAATTAAATCTAcattgattataaataaaacaaatattaattatataaataaatacaattttttagaattaaattatacttaaaaaagtttacctatatataatatatataaaatcgtATATTTGATTGTTATTCGACATATGaattataataagaaataaaacattaaaacgTTACTCTAGAAGATTAAAATTATAggtttcttaaattttaaattaacttataataCACAAGTTAATTTATAGAAACTTATCATataattcttaaatatatttttaatttatatataagttaattttctttaattttatttttatttgctaTCGActttatatatacttttgaaAAGCTCATCTAAATACCTTCTATaccctttttcttcttatttctcTTTACAGTTTTTGTAacgcataatattttattgttatatttttatctctttctGTAACAATAACTGTTTCATGTGATTTTCTCtatattgttttcttatattcccttactgtataaaaaaaattgaaaaaaaaactgtacaaaacttattttttatatgttaggGGAAGAgagctgtattttttttttaaaagattaataaaaaaaataagaaaatagattTAACACTCAGTTTTATAGTAATTACTCctttaaaattaagtaaaagtGTATGACTAAAAATAAACACGAAAATGAAATATCTTAGTATAATACActaaacaaaatcattaaatagAAAACAGTTTTAGAAGCCAAAATACTAATTTATACATCatctaaaaagttaaaaagttttagTATCTAAAATATAGTTTGTATCATatgtgaaaaattataattgatttgagaattaaagttttaattggTCTTTAAATTAACTAACAAGATTTTAACTACTTAGTATTAgtctctaattttaaattaaagactAATTTAGATACTAATTCCTAAATcttgataattaatattagatatcaatttaaattttaatttaataaatttattataatttttagttataataaaaactattttaaatactactagtttttaatttataaaataatatttaaattattaatttttttttgcctCTAAAATCAACTACTATTTAATGTTCTTTTTAATGATAGTTATAAATACTATTTAGAACTATTATAACTAGAAATCAATCTCTTCATTAAAAACACCAACTTTacctatatatattataaaaaaaatcattaaataataattaaacttaaaaacaaaaacaattaatcaTCATATGATTAAacactaatttataaattaaagttaatataatttatattattaataaaaaattataattaatttataaattaaaattaaaattaatctataacattataaattttaactaagTTACAATAAATcagtttctatatttttaaattagaaactaatttaaGGCATGAATCCTGAGGaaattttctctttatatatacatatatatccATTTCAAGTATACTTTAGATAAGCATagtatataattgttttcaTATTAGAGTTAGTTTTTAAGAGTAAGAGGAAATTTTCATTAGAAGTTACATTTGACAGATAAACATATTTATGGAAATTTTCCTATGAGCTTAAAATGAATGTccagttttgtttttctttttcttttttgtcctAAATAATAAGGAATAgtatattgaaatatttgatgtgaGAAAATGTGTAAGATAAAAAAGAGCGTAGAAGGACTTTCGTATGAAAAGGGAAAGTTTCGACCTTCTCAAAAGTAATGAGCCTATGACCTGTTATGAAGACTGTCTTAATGATGTTACGGAAATTCGCTTTGAATACGGAATTTCTGGAATTCTGCGTTACCATCTTTTCATTTATTACTCCTTCAAGAGCAAAACTGATATTCCACCAgctacgacaaaaattataataatctcAAATATTTCAGAGAATGTCCTTAACATTTTCATGGAattggaaaattaatttaagtaaaaagGAACCAATATTCAGCTACAAAATTAACTAAGAATATGGATACATGAATAACTAAAATGAGGTAAATGCACTTATTAAAAAAGATAGAATCAAcgtttattaataattataattagtatcTTATAGTACCAGTTAGAAAGACCTCATATAGATAGGTTAAAATTAGCAAAATAAGTATATTGTTTCATTCTAATTTGCACAATTTAATTTCATGCCATCTAAAAGAATTTTGTTTGGGACGCATGCATAATGATAGTGATCAGACAaacatcttttaaataattttttttaaattaaaaaactattttatcaattttactttttaagtgacattttttaaatttaattattcttttattgaatcattgttttaaatttaacaattttttttaattataaaactacttaaaaaaacaataaaattgtaaatcaaattatttatgtttaattttataagtataacaataaaaataataatatatataccaCTAGTATatacctctctctctctctatatatatatatatatacatatatatatatatataaaggaatctttttttttgtgattacattttattttcagttgtatcctttaaataaaaaaattaaactaaaattattatttatcaatttttttctttaagaattCGTTTCTTATctataattatacataaaaattattattttttaaatttaaataataattcataaaaaaagaccatttttcagttttatcaCTTTAGTAACAacgttttttaatttaaataattattcattataaaagaattatttattcttttatcattttggtaatcctttttttaaattaaaataattactctaataaaaaatgtatatacctGTGTTTACTCTAATATACATGGAAGAGGTTTCCAATGGTGTCCGTATTTGATTTCCAATTTTACCctttaaacaaaagaaattaaatttaagttattgtTTATTAATTCTATTCTTTAACTAACcgtttctttaaatttaagcattctttttatttattagttttttaaacttaataatttttttaattataaactaccttcaaaataaatagaaagttataaaaattatttacattgaattttatagtagcaataataataataattttattttttattatcataaaaaagggAACACAGGTGTGTATTCACACGTATGTTTTCACTAATATATCTAAAgagaatttatctttttgtgttcatatttgtttttcaattttatcttttaaataaatttttttcctttaaattttttttaagcattttaaaattatattatcaaacattttataataataaaaaaaggctTTAAAAATATAGAGATTCAACTTTCATAATTCTTATCATATCTATACTTTctactttactttttttataaataaattacaaatagttaaaaattacaatataaaataattatagatataaatatattataaatatagaacCTCTAACTggtgctgtcaaaatgggttgtaactcTTGGCCTAACCCTGTCCACTACAAGTTTGAATCGGGTTGGGTTTGCAAAAAATGTAATCGGCTCACTTAGAACTCGGCTCACCAGGTTGAACCTGTGGTGGACcaggttggctcaccaacccacctaatttaatttaattatttattattttgtatttcaatattatattagttagcatattttttattatattgtagatggtgaaagaagatgtttcaacagagaaaaatattatagatttatctattcaagactctaatattataattggacaagtgatacaaaaattatcaatattaaaaacttactTGTTTgtcttttgtacatgttttggATGAGTGTAtgatacattttatttatttattttgaatttcctttgaagtttaacatcattttagtatgaaatttatttaaatttgaattaaaaaaattgtaacttttttttatttcaaaaaaacttataattaaatgagtttgtgagtcaacccgtttaacccaccaatccgtggtgggtcggactaaatttaaattttttcaactcgctaataagtgagtcgggttgggttaaCTTACTAAGTGACCAAAACCGGGTtatccattttgacagctctacctCTGACCATGAAAAACCTTCAAAAGTG
This sequence is a window from Vigna angularis cultivar LongXiaoDou No.4 chromosome 2, ASM1680809v1, whole genome shotgun sequence. Protein-coding genes within it:
- the LOC108327526 gene encoding uncharacterized protein LOC108327526, which encodes MESQTSFNTVFIPIFDGQNYQMWEAVEEDYEVSPLPDNPTVVQMKNHKERRLRKSKAKSILFTAVSPVIFNRIMTLKTTYEIWKFLKEEYEGSERIKGMQALNLVRELEMQRMKDSETIKDYADKLLGIANKICLLGTDIPDSRIVQKILVTIP